In the genome of candidate division KSB1 bacterium, one region contains:
- a CDS encoding pirin family protein, with protein sequence MKTDKIIAVKPIDFPWETQDPFLFCAYHRDEYPKGNEQMAPDTSLLKGRNIGQDFTIKDGWRMYHGSTIPGFPYHPHRGFETITINKEGVVDHSDSLGAAGRFGEGDVQWMTAGKGIQHSEMFPLIHKDKENPLEMFQVWLNLPKASKFVEPHFKMLWKDSIPVVTEKDSNGQSTVIDVIAGNLKGVQAPKPTPDSWAANSDNLVSVLTIKMAANARWTLPAAAAEANRSLYFYRGSKLTLEGETINENHLVHLKANEEVTLENGDQEGYLLMLQGKPINEPVAQHGPFVMNTQEEIRQAMMDYQKTEFGGWPWSEREQVHDRKKGRFALHADGREEIK encoded by the coding sequence ATGAAGACAGATAAAATTATTGCTGTAAAACCAATCGATTTCCCCTGGGAAACACAAGACCCTTTCTTGTTTTGTGCCTATCATAGAGATGAATACCCTAAAGGAAACGAGCAAATGGCTCCCGACACTTCACTTTTGAAAGGCAGGAATATCGGGCAGGATTTCACCATAAAAGACGGTTGGCGTATGTACCACGGCAGCACTATTCCCGGGTTTCCATACCACCCACATCGAGGTTTTGAAACCATAACAATTAACAAAGAAGGTGTCGTCGATCATTCGGATTCTTTGGGAGCAGCTGGACGATTTGGAGAAGGAGACGTGCAGTGGATGACGGCAGGTAAAGGGATTCAGCATTCGGAGATGTTTCCTCTGATTCATAAAGATAAAGAAAATCCGTTAGAAATGTTCCAGGTTTGGCTCAACCTGCCTAAAGCCAGCAAATTTGTAGAACCACACTTTAAGATGCTGTGGAAGGATTCTATTCCTGTGGTCACGGAAAAAGATAGTAACGGACAATCAACAGTGATTGATGTTATTGCCGGCAACCTTAAAGGTGTCCAGGCTCCCAAACCAACTCCTGATTCATGGGCTGCAAATTCTGATAATTTGGTAAGCGTTTTAACCATAAAAATGGCAGCCAATGCAAGATGGACGCTCCCCGCTGCTGCAGCAGAAGCGAATAGATCCCTCTATTTTTATCGTGGCAGTAAACTAACCCTCGAAGGTGAAACCATTAACGAGAATCATTTAGTCCATTTAAAAGCCAACGAAGAAGTTACTCTTGAAAACGGAGACCAGGAGGGTTATTTGTTAATGCTGCAAGGGAAACCCATAAACGAACCTGTTGCACAGCATGGTCCCTTTGTGATGAATACACAGGAAGAGATCCGTCAGGCAATGATGGATTACCAAAAAACGGAATTTGGCGGCTGGCCCTGGTCTGAGCGAGAGCAGGTTCATGATAGAAAAAAAGGCCGGTTTGCATTGCATGCCGATGGCAGGGAAGAAATTAAATAA
- a CDS encoding (4Fe-4S)-binding protein: MKEIIKKYTNNEVTIVWKPGVCIHSFVCINTLPKVYNPDDRPWIKIENASTEELVNQIKKCPSGALSYYMNSEDNQEAESLETTVEVLENGPLIVYGTLNVTHKDGKKELKNKTTAFCRCGASGNKPYCDGSHVKIDFKG; this comes from the coding sequence ATGAAAGAAATTATTAAAAAATACACGAACAATGAAGTGACAATTGTATGGAAACCCGGTGTTTGCATCCATTCATTTGTTTGCATCAATACCCTGCCTAAAGTATACAATCCTGACGACAGGCCCTGGATTAAAATTGAAAATGCATCTACAGAGGAGTTGGTTAATCAAATAAAAAAATGCCCGTCAGGGGCATTAAGTTATTACATGAACTCTGAAGATAACCAGGAGGCCGAAAGCTTAGAAACTACCGTTGAAGTTCTTGAAAATGGCCCGCTTATAGTTTATGGCACATTGAATGTGACACATAAGGATGGAAAAAAGGAACTCAAAAATAAAACAACTGCATTTTGTCGATGTGGAGCTTCTGGTAATAAACCCTACTGCGATGGTTCTCACGTCAAGATCGATTTCAAGGGATAA